One Natronorubrum halophilum genomic window, ACGCCGAGACGGGCGAGGCGCTCCGGAGAGACGACCGCATCTGGGGACAGGCCCATCCGTCGCCGACGATCGACCTCGACGCGGGGCGGATCCTCGCCGGATCGAACGACGGCGTCGTCTACTGCTGGGAGTTTCCCTCGCTCGAGTTCGCCTGGGAGTTTCAGGCGGATGCCGACGGCGAGCAGCGGGAGGGCGGCGCGTTTCGGGCGGGTGCCGAAATCAAGGGGACGGTCGCCGCCCACGACGGGTACGGCTACGTCGGTAGCTGGGACAACAACTTCTACTGCATCGATCTAGCGGACGGCTCTCAGGAGTGGGTGTTCGAGACCGACGGCTCGATCATGTCGAATCCGGCGGTCGACGTCGACGAGGACATCGTCTACGCGGGGAGCGACGACAATCACGTCTACGCTCTCGACGCCGGTTCCGGCGAGCTGCTGTGGTCGGCGGACGTCAACGGTCGCGTCATCGGCGCGCTGACCGTCACCGCGGGGACGGTGCTCGTCGGTTCCTACGATTCCCATCTGTACGCGCTCGATAAGGCGACTGGGGAACGGTGTTGGCGGGTTCAGAACCGGGGTCGCGTCACCAGCGCGCCGGTCCCCGTCGACGGCCGGATCTACTACGCGGAGCGCGGCGCGTTTTCGAACTATTACGATGACGACGCGGAGACGGTTCTGGACGATCCCGGCCACGCCTACTGTCTGGTCGACGGCGGGTGAGCGCCAAACTCGGCGAACCGAAACCGATCGTGTGAGGCACCGACGGCGATCAGTTCGCAGCCGTCCGTGACGGGCTGCCTCTCCGACGCCGTCGCTCCGGGTATCGATCCCTCGAACGGCGAATCAGAGCTCCGTCACCACTTCGACTCCCCGCGTCTCGTACTCGGTCATCGCGGCGAGGCGGTCGGAGACGTCCTCGAGTCCGACGCGCCGCGTGACGAGTTTTGCGGGCTCGAGCGCACCCGAATCGATCATCCGCAGGAGTTCGTCGTAGCGCGACGGCGGCATGCCGCGGGAGCCGACGAGGGTAACGTCCCAGCGCGTCATCTCGTCGATCGGGAGCGATACCTCGCCGCGTTCGGCGGCGGTCGTCAGCCCGATCTGGACGTGGGTGCCGCGGATCCGCAGACACTCGAGGCTGTTG contains:
- a CDS encoding outer membrane protein assembly factor BamB family protein, which translates into the protein MRPTNQSTAAGRDRESPDGTSRRRLLRLTGTAGVTGLAGCVELPNTLGDSADGTDGRCGSGSDPVDSVSEYATHPDDDVSLFRRGLRRLGYFPDEVVPSSVRVNWTFPINYVGHTAAKSSPVPTPDGETIVFAGDSGWVHAYAPNGEKRWSTLTGATKLGFHGSAAVVGDTAYIGGYDGDLYALAIETGEIVWRTRSEDLEGTLAIGSSPAYYDGVLYVIVEYGSPSSGALWAFDAETGEALRRDDRIWGQAHPSPTIDLDAGRILAGSNDGVVYCWEFPSLEFAWEFQADADGEQREGGAFRAGAEIKGTVAAHDGYGYVGSWDNNFYCIDLADGSQEWVFETDGSIMSNPAVDVDEDIVYAGSDDNHVYALDAGSGELLWSADVNGRVIGALTVTAGTVLVGSYDSHLYALDKATGERCWRVQNRGRVTSAPVPVDGRIYYAERGAFSNYYDDDAETVLDDPGHAYCLVDGG